The genomic stretch GAGATGGCCCGGATCGTCGAGGCGCTGCTGTTCCTGTCGCCGGAGCCGGTGTCGGTCGAGGACCTGGCGGCGGCGGTCGACTCGTGGCCCGACGAGGTGGCGGCGGCGCTCGAGGAGCTCCGCGGCGCGTACGCCGAGGGCGAGCGCGGGCTCATCCTCAAGGAGGTGGCGGGCGGCTTCACGCTCGCGACGGATCCGGTCGCCGAGGCGGCGGCCAAGCGCCTGCTCGCCCGGCCGCGCACCCCGCCGCTGACCCCGGCGCAGGCGGAGGCGCTGGCGATCATCGCCTACCTGCAGCCGGTCTCGCGGCCGGAGATGGCGCGCATCCGCGGCGTGTCGTCGGACTCGGCGACGCAGACGCTGCTGGAGCGCGGCCTGGTCGAGGAGTCGGGCCGCTCGCAGTTCGGCGCGGTCCTGTACCGGACGACGCCGCTGTTCCTCAAGCTGTTCGGCCTGGGGTCCCTCGACGACCTGCCCGACCCATCGCAGTGGGACCCGAGCCCCGAGGAGGCGGCCGACCTGCGCGATCGCCTGCTGCGTGCGGGCGAGCAGCGCGCGCCCGCGGCGCCGGCCGACGCGGCCTGACGCCCCTCGGCTCATGGCTCGCCGCGCCGGGCGCCCGTCAGGCCACGCGCGGCAGCCCGCCGTCGAGTGCGCCCAAAAGCCCCTCGGCGATCGCGTCGGGTGTCGGCGGGCAGCCGGGGATGCGGACCGCGACGGGCAGGAGCTCCTCGAGCGGCTCGGCGAGCGCCGCCGGGTCGCCGAGCACGTTGCAGCCCATCGCGCAATCGCCCAGCGCGGCGACGAGCCGCGGCTCGGGCATCGCGGCGTAGGCGGCGAGCAGCGCCTCGCGCATGCGGGTGGTGACGGGCCCGGTGACGAGCAGGATGTCCGCGTGGCGGGGCGAGGCGACGATGCCGATGCCGAAGCGCTGCAGGTCGTAGAACGGGCTCGCGGCGGCCTGCAGCTCGTGCTCGCAGCCGTTGCACGAGCCGGCATCGACGTGGCGGACGGCGAGCGAGGCGGGGCGGCCGCGGGGCAGGCGGGCGTCGCGACGGACGCGATTCAGCTGGCGGAGAAGGACGTGCATCAGCGGTCGGCGCAGGCGTAGCAGAGCTCGAAGCTCTTGTTGATGAGCGGGAAGTCGGGCAGGAGGTTGCCCGCGGCGGCGTGGGCGACCGCGGGCCAGTTCGCGTACGAGCCGGTGCGCAGGTGTACGCGCGCGACGCGGTCGCCGTCGAGCTCCACGGCGCAGAGCGTGGCGCCGCGCGGGCTCTCGACGAGGCCGGTGCCGAAGTTCGGCGCGTCCCGGGCCGCGGTCACGACGCCGCCGGGCGCGATCTCCCCGCTCGCCAGCAGCTCCCCGAGCACGGCGCACGTCGACTCGAGCTCGAGCGCGCGGACCTGCAGGCGTGCGCGCACGTCGCCCGCCGGAGCCTCGGGCACCGCGGCCGCCAGGTCGCCGTAGGCGAGCCGCGGTGAGGTGGTGCGGACGTCCTCGCGGACGCCCGACGCGCGCGCGGCCGGGCCGACGGCGCCGAGCCGCACGGCGTCGTCGCGCGTGAGCACCCCGACGCCGTCCAGGCGCGCCTGGACCGACCGGGCGAACATGAGCGACCGCCACGCCTTTGCCGCGTCGTCGCCGATCGAACGCACCGCCTCGCCCGCGGTACGGGCGGCACCGCCGGACAAAGCGAGCGTGCTCCCGCCGACGGCCACCGAGCCGAACAGGAACCGGTGGCCGGTGAGCCGCGCGTTGAGCCGCTGCGCGCGTTCCTTGAGCGCCGCGAACGCCATCGCCCCGGGCGCGAACCCGACTCCCGCGCAGACGGCCGAGACGTCGTTGAGGTGGTTGTACAGGCGCTCGAGCTCGAGCAGGAGGGTGCGCGCCACGCGCAGGTCGTCGGACGGCCGGCGCCCCTGCGCCAACTCCACCGCCTGCGCATAGGCCACCGAGCTCGCCACGTGGCACGCCGCGCACGCCCGCCCGACGTGGGCCAGCCCGTGGTCGGCGTCGCCGCCCTGCGCCGCGCGCTCGAGGCCCCGATGCTTGTGGAACAGCCGCGCATCGAGCGCCAGGATGCGCTCGCCGACGAGGTGGAAGCGGAAGTGCCCGGACTCGATGACGCCGGCGTGGATCGGACCGACCGCCACGTCGTGGACGCCCTCGCCGGTCATGGGGACCGTCCACGCGGAGGGGTCGGCCGGGTGGTCGACGAGCGGACGCAGCGGCTCGTGGCCGTCGAAGCCGAGCCCGTGCAGATCGTGGGCCTCGCGCTCGTCCCAGCCCGCCGCGGGCGCGAGGTCCACGACGCTCGGCACGCGCCGGGCCGCGCTGCGGCAGGCCAGCGAGCGCACCAGGGCGCCGTGCGCGACGAGGACGCGCCAGCGCAGCTCGTCGCCGTCATCGGTCGCGTAGGCGCCGGCGAAGCGCCCGCCGCCGTCGAGCGCCGCGGCGACCGCCTTGCGCCACAGGGGCAGCGGGACGTCGGCCGCGGTGGGCTTCGCCACGGCAAGGGTCATGGCGCCACCGTCGCGAGCGAGTCGACCAGCTCCGAGCCGGGCAGCGCGAGGCCGGCCGCGGTCAGCGCCAGCAGCCCGATGGCGAGCACGGCCGTCATCGCCGCGATGCGCCGCTCGCTGCGCCGCGCCGCGTGGCGGCGGTGGCGGCGGGCGGGTCCGACGACCCCCTCGAGCAGCGCGTGCAGCAGCCCGAGGAAGCCGAGCGCGAGCGCGACCGCGGCGATCGCCACGACGGCGGTCCTGCCCGCCTGGATGCCGCCCGCCAGCACCAGCAGCTCGGAGAGGAACAGCGGCGACGGCGGCAGCCCGCCGAGCGCGCCGAGGCTGACGCCCATCGCCGCCGCGGTGGCGGGGCTCGTCGCGGCGACGCCGTCCGGCGCGTGGTGCGACGCGCGGGGGTCGTGGCGCAGCAGCGGCAGGGCGGAGTAGAACCCGAGCGACTTCGCCAGGCCGTGGCCGGCGACGTGCAGCAGGACGCCGGCGATCGCCAGCGGGGTGCCGAAGCCGACGCCGAGCGCGATGACGCCCATGTGCTCGAGGCTCGAGAACGCGAGCAGCCGCTTGAACGGCAGCGCCCGCCACAGGAACGGGACGGCCACGAGCAGCGACGCGAGGCCGAAGCCGAGGAACAGCGCGCGGGCCGTGCTGGCGCCGACGGCGGGCTCCAGCGCGTCGCGCACCCGCCAGGCCACGAGCAGCACCGACGGCAGCAGCGCCGCGGAGAGCAGCGCGCTGACCGGCGCGGGCGCCTCGCTGTGCGCGTCCGGCAGCCAGTTGTGCACGGGCGCCCAGCCGATCTTCGTGGCCAGGCCGGCGAGGATCAGCACGAAGGCCAGCAGGCCGGCCCCCGGGGCCACCGCGCCGCTGTGCTCGTGCAGTGACCGCCAGTCGAGCGTGGACAGGCCGCCGCCCGGCAGCGCGATCGTCAGCACGACGATGCCCAGCAGCGCGACCGACAGTCCGAGCGAGGTCAGCACGAGGTACTTCCAGCCCGCCTCGAGCGCGTGGCGGCTGCCGGTGAACGCGACGAGCAGGGCCGACGCGGCGGTCGTGGCCTCGACGAGCAGCCACGCGACCCCCAGGTTCCCGGCCAGCGGCACGGCCAGCAGGGCGGCCCAGAACAGGTGCAGCGCGACGTAGTAGCGGGCGCGCGAGCCGCGCGCTCCGGCGCCGGTGCGTCCTGCGTGGCGCAGGTAGACCGGCGACAGCAGCGCGCTGCCGAGCCCGACGACCGCCGTGAGCGCGAGGAACACGCCGCCGGCGCCGTCGAGGTACGTCCAGCCGTCGTCGATCGGGGCGGCGCCGCCGCGGGCGAGCACGACCGCCGCGAGCGTCAGCGCGACGGCCGCGGTCAGCACCGCCACCACGACGTTGCCGGCGTCGGCCTGGCGGGGCGTGCGGGCCGCCGCGACGAGCAGCGCGCCGAGCGCCGGGAGCCCGACGGTCAGCGAGGCGAGCAGGAGGGCGTGCTCAGTCACGCAGGCCCCGCAGCAGCTCGGTGTTGCCGGTGCCCAGCTCGAGATGGATGCGCCGGGTGAAGGCCGCCGCGACCGTCACGACGAGCACGAGGTCGACGAGCGCGCCGAGCTCGACGGCGAACGGCACGCCGCCGTGCGCGCCGACCGCGAGGAGCGACAGGCCGTTCTCGGCGACGATCAGCCCGAGGAGCTGGAAGAGCGTCGGGCGCCGCGCCGCGACGATCGAGATGCCGACGAGGACGAGCGCGACCGCGGCGTCCTCCACCCGCGCGCTCGCCAGGCCCAGGGGCGGGACGAGGGCGGCGCCGGCCAGCGCCACGGCGACGCCGCCCGCGAGCCGCACGAGCGCGGTGGCGGCGGGCGTGACGGGCGCCGGCTCGCGCGTGCGCAGGACGACGAAGGCCAGCAGCGCGGGCAGCGCCACCGCCTTCGTCAGCAGGACGAGGGCGGCGACCAGGAACTCGGTGGAGCGCCCCGCCGCGAGGTGCAGCGCGCCGAGGCTGAGCAGCAGCGACTGCGCGGCGACGAGCGCGATGGCGACCGAGCGGCGGCGCACGGCGATGACCGCCAGGCCGAGCAGCAGGATCGCCGCGACGAGCGCCGAGCTCACAGGACGCCTCCGGCGCCCCAGGTCGCGACGCCGGCCAGCGCCACGAGGCAGCCTAGGCCGAGCAGCGACGGCACGCGCAGGATGCGCATCTTCGCCTGGGCGGTCTCGAGCACCGCGAGGGCGACGGCGCCCGCGGCGACGGCCGCGGCCGCGAGCCCCAGGGCGCCCGCGAACGACGCCGGATGGGGGAGGAACAGCCCGGCGGCCAGCAGCAGCATGAGCCAGTGGCGGGCCGCCGCCGCCCACTGCAGGTAGGCGAGGTCGCGCCCGGCGTACTCGAGCAGCGGGCCCTCGTGGATCATCGTCAGCTCGAGGTGCGTGTCAGGGTTGTCGACCGGCTGGCGGCCGGTCTCGGCGACCACGACGAGCGCGAACGCCAGCAGCGCACACCAGTGCGCCGGCTCCGTCCAGATGGCGGTGCCGGCGGCGGAGCCCGACATCGCGACGAGATCGGTCGAGCCGGCCGGCAGCGCGGCGAGCAGCAGCGCGAGGGCCAGCAGCGCCTCGGCGAACAGCGCGAGGGTCTGGTCGCGGGCCGCGCCCATGAGGGCGAAGCCGCTGCCGGTGTCCCACGCCGCCAGCGCCACGGCGACCCGTGCGAGCGCCAGCAGGCCGACGAGCGCGAACGCGTCGTGGCCGAGCCCCCACGGCCCGGAGCGGCCGGCGACCGGGACGATGGCCAGCGCGAGGATCAGGCAGGCGGCGACGACCGGTGGGGCGAGCCGGTACGGAAGGCCGGCGCCGAGCGGCTCGACGCCGCTGCGGCTCCACAGCCGGCGCAGCTCGCGGTAGGGCTGCAGCGGCGACGGGCCGCGACGCCCCTGCATCCGCGCCTTGAGCGCCTGGATCGTCCCCGGTACGAGCGGCGCGACCGCGAGCCCGCCGGCCTGCACGACCGCGGCGATCGCGCTCATCCGAGCGCTCCCGTCCGCGCCAGGGCCAGCAGCCCGAGGACGAGCGCGAGCAGGTACGCCGCGTACGTGCGGACGTTGCCGGTCTGCAGCCGGCGCACGAACGCCGCGCCGCGCAGCCCGTGGCGCGCCGCGTGCTCGCTGACGAAGCGATCGACGGGCAGCGCGACCTCGCTGGCGTAGTCGACCCCGGTCACGACCCCCGCGGCCTCGGTCACCTCGAGCCGGCGGCGGGGGCGCAGGACCGCCTCGAGCACGAGCCGCAGCGGCTTCGCGTAGCCGGCGGCCGTCCAGCTCAGTTCGGGCACCACCCGCTGGCCGCACGTCCACGCGGGCGCCGGCGCGGCGCGCCGGCGTCCGCGCGCCGCCACGAGCAGGCCGGCGACGAGGACGACCGCGATCGCCAGCGCCGCCGTGGGCAGCGAGCCCGTCGCCGGCAGGTCGAGCCCGGGCGTGGCGGGGACCGTGCCGGCGGACGGGGCGAGGTCGACGAGCACGGGCAGCACCAGTCCCGGCACGAGGCCGAGCACGACGCAGGGGACGGCGAGCAGCACCATCCCGGCGCGCATCGGCCACGCGGCCTCGCGCGCCTGCGCCACCTCCGGACGGCGCGGCGCGCCCAGCAAGGTCAGGCCGAACACGCTCGTGAAGCACAGCGCCGCCAGGCCGGCGGTCGCCGCGATCCCCGCCAGCGCCACCGCCCCGGCGAGCGAGATGCCGATCGCCCCGTCGAGCGCGACGTGGAGCATCGACTGCAGGACGAGCCACTCCGACGCGAACCCGTTGAGCGGCGGCAGCCCCGCGATCGCCAGCAGGCCGATCGCGAACGCGCCGCCGGTCCACGGCATGCGCCGCAGCAGCCCGCCGAGGCGGTCGAGGTCCAGGCCGCCGGTCGCGCGCTCGAACGCGCCCGCGCCGAGGAACAGCAGCGTCTTGAAGACCGCGTGATTGACGAGGTGCAGAAGGCCCGCGGCGAAGGCGATGGCCGACCACTCGGGCTCGCCGGCCGTGGCCAGCACCACCGATGCGCCGAGCGCCGCGGTGACGATCCCGACGTTCTCGATCGTGCTGAACGCGAGCAGGCGCTTGAGCTCGCCCTGCACGAGCGCGTACAGGACGCCGCCCAGCGCCGACGCGAGCCCGAGCCCCATGAGCACGAGGCCGAGCCACAGCGGAGCGGGCGCGAGCCACTCGAGCTCGACCCGTATCAGTCCGTACAGGGCGACCTTGACCATGAGCCCCGACATCAGCGCCGAGAGGTGGGCGGGGGCGACGGGGTGCGCGCGCGGCAGCCAGGCGTGCAGCGGCGCGAGGCCCGCCTTCGTGCCGAACCCGACGAGCGCCGCGACGGCGATGAGCGTGCCCGTCGCCCCGCCGGGTCCGGCGAGCACAAGGGCCAGGAGCGCGACCCAGACGCCCGCGCCCCCGAGGTGGGTGATCCCGAGGTACAGCAGGACCGCGGAGCGCGCCTCGTCGTCGCGCCGCGCGGCGAGGATGGCGGCGGCGGGCACGATCGTCATCGCCTCCCAGAAGCCGAGGAACGTCGTGACGTCCCGGGCGGCGAGCAGCCCGGCGAGCGAGAGCAGGAAGGCCGCGGTGAGCACGGCCACGGCCC from Capillimicrobium parvum encodes the following:
- the scpB gene encoding SMC-Scp complex subunit ScpB gives rise to the protein MSEMARIVEALLFLSPEPVSVEDLAAAVDSWPDEVAAALEELRGAYAEGERGLILKEVAGGFTLATDPVAEAAAKRLLARPRTPPLTPAQAEALAIIAYLQPVSRPEMARIRGVSSDSATQTLLERGLVEESGRSQFGAVLYRTTPLFLKLFGLGSLDDLPDPSQWDPSPEEAADLRDRLLRAGEQRAPAAPADAA
- a CDS encoding NADH-quinone oxidoreductase subunit B family protein, whose protein sequence is MHVLLRQLNRVRRDARLPRGRPASLAVRHVDAGSCNGCEHELQAAASPFYDLQRFGIGIVASPRHADILLVTGPVTTRMREALLAAYAAMPEPRLVAALGDCAMGCNVLGDPAALAEPLEELLPVAVRIPGCPPTPDAIAEGLLGALDGGLPRVA
- a CDS encoding hydrogenase large subunit — encoded protein: MTLAVAKPTAADVPLPLWRKAVAAALDGGGRFAGAYATDDGDELRWRVLVAHGALVRSLACRSAARRVPSVVDLAPAAGWDEREAHDLHGLGFDGHEPLRPLVDHPADPSAWTVPMTGEGVHDVAVGPIHAGVIESGHFRFHLVGERILALDARLFHKHRGLERAAQGGDADHGLAHVGRACAACHVASSVAYAQAVELAQGRRPSDDLRVARTLLLELERLYNHLNDVSAVCAGVGFAPGAMAFAALKERAQRLNARLTGHRFLFGSVAVGGSTLALSGGAARTAGEAVRSIGDDAAKAWRSLMFARSVQARLDGVGVLTRDDAVRLGAVGPAARASGVREDVRTTSPRLAYGDLAAAVPEAPAGDVRARLQVRALELESTCAVLGELLASGEIAPGGVVTAARDAPNFGTGLVESPRGATLCAVELDGDRVARVHLRTGSYANWPAVAHAAAGNLLPDFPLINKSFELCYACADR
- a CDS encoding proton-conducting transporter transmembrane domain-containing protein, translating into MTEHALLLASLTVGLPALGALLVAAARTPRQADAGNVVVAVLTAAVALTLAAVVLARGGAAPIDDGWTYLDGAGGVFLALTAVVGLGSALLSPVYLRHAGRTGAGARGSRARYYVALHLFWAALLAVPLAGNLGVAWLLVEATTAASALLVAFTGSRHALEAGWKYLVLTSLGLSVALLGIVVLTIALPGGGLSTLDWRSLHEHSGAVAPGAGLLAFVLILAGLATKIGWAPVHNWLPDAHSEAPAPVSALLSAALLPSVLLVAWRVRDALEPAVGASTARALFLGFGLASLLVAVPFLWRALPFKRLLAFSSLEHMGVIALGVGFGTPLAIAGVLLHVAGHGLAKSLGFYSALPLLRHDPRASHHAPDGVAATSPATAAAMGVSLGALGGLPPSPLFLSELLVLAGGIQAGRTAVVAIAAVALALGFLGLLHALLEGVVGPARRHRRHAARRSERRIAAMTAVLAIGLLALTAAGLALPGSELVDSLATVAP
- a CDS encoding respiratory chain complex I subunit 1 family protein — encoded protein: MSAIAAVVQAGGLAVAPLVPGTIQALKARMQGRRGPSPLQPYRELRRLWSRSGVEPLGAGLPYRLAPPVVAACLILALAIVPVAGRSGPWGLGHDAFALVGLLALARVAVALAAWDTGSGFALMGAARDQTLALFAEALLALALLLAALPAGSTDLVAMSGSAAGTAIWTEPAHWCALLAFALVVVAETGRQPVDNPDTHLELTMIHEGPLLEYAGRDLAYLQWAAAARHWLMLLLAAGLFLPHPASFAGALGLAAAAVAAGAVALAVLETAQAKMRILRVPSLLGLGCLVALAGVATWGAGGVL
- a CDS encoding proton-conducting transporter transmembrane domain-containing protein, which codes for MTPATAICLAGAAGLVLGGALPAASRAAAALRAGLTLQALGAALLGVGGVAILAAGGTTGAPLSAQIRPALGLDPLSGLFLVVLGLTATPALLFARGYLPGGHAPRAVAVLTAAFLLSLAGLLAARDVTTFLGFWEAMTIVPAAAILAARRDDEARSAVLLYLGITHLGGAGVWVALLALVLAGPGGATGTLIAVAALVGFGTKAGLAPLHAWLPRAHPVAPAHLSALMSGLMVKVALYGLIRVELEWLAPAPLWLGLVLMGLGLASALGGVLYALVQGELKRLLAFSTIENVGIVTAALGASVVLATAGEPEWSAIAFAAGLLHLVNHAVFKTLLFLGAGAFERATGGLDLDRLGGLLRRMPWTGGAFAIGLLAIAGLPPLNGFASEWLVLQSMLHVALDGAIGISLAGAVALAGIAATAGLAALCFTSVFGLTLLGAPRRPEVAQAREAAWPMRAGMVLLAVPCVVLGLVPGLVLPVLVDLAPSAGTVPATPGLDLPATGSLPTAALAIAVVLVAGLLVAARGRRRAAPAPAWTCGQRVVPELSWTAAGYAKPLRLVLEAVLRPRRRLEVTEAAGVVTGVDYASEVALPVDRFVSEHAARHGLRGAAFVRRLQTGNVRTYAAYLLALVLGLLALARTGALG